A stretch of the Pseudomonas helvetica genome encodes the following:
- a CDS encoding DUF6236 family protein: MGEAKHRKQTDPHYGKPRIDTLRGLIINAPIKIDGSTIKLESSQLNAQELRASLLYWDRLSMPTSNIIHIAPDQDMQFLIDSGVLYTPKFNLFGEFGQALAKLPSLTLIEYEKSHSGMWSLGGGENSILVESGFSISKGGTSLQLYNAMPAPAPDVPLAEILSFRQKRRDELLAFRWHIESLTREIEASTDIKEELDRKLSELDKSCADLASVCREWKFPMYLTNLKASLNFGLTKATGAAVTAWVATGQLALPETARVISSGGAALASLLELKADINFQKIKRPSSPFKYVYEAQKNLL, from the coding sequence ATGGGCGAAGCTAAGCATCGGAAACAAACGGATCCACATTATGGCAAACCAAGAATCGACACTCTTCGCGGTTTGATTATTAATGCACCAATTAAAATCGATGGATCCACTATTAAACTAGAATCCAGCCAATTAAACGCACAAGAACTCAGAGCATCGCTACTTTATTGGGACCGGCTATCCATGCCGACCAGCAACATCATCCATATAGCTCCAGATCAGGACATGCAATTCCTGATAGATTCCGGGGTACTATACACACCCAAATTTAATTTATTCGGAGAATTCGGCCAGGCATTAGCAAAGCTCCCTAGCCTTACTCTAATTGAATACGAAAAAAGTCATTCCGGGATGTGGAGTTTGGGAGGAGGTGAAAACTCTATTCTAGTAGAGAGCGGATTTTCGATTTCAAAAGGCGGAACCTCTCTCCAACTTTATAACGCCATGCCTGCACCTGCCCCCGACGTCCCTCTAGCAGAAATCCTCAGCTTCAGACAAAAACGACGCGATGAGCTTTTGGCTTTTAGATGGCATATAGAATCATTAACCAGAGAGATTGAAGCCTCAACCGATATCAAGGAAGAACTTGATCGAAAATTGTCGGAACTTGATAAGTCATGCGCTGACTTAGCTAGTGTTTGCAGGGAATGGAAATTCCCTATGTATCTCACCAATCTTAAGGCCTCTCTCAACTTTGGACTAACGAAAGCAACCGGGGCAGCGGTAACGGCTTGGGTAGCAACAGGTCAACTAGCATTACCAGAGACTGCTAGAGTAATCTCATCAGGAGGAGCTGCTCTCGCTAGCCTTCTTGAATTAAAAGCAGACATTAATTTTCAAAAAATCAAAAGACCCAGCTCACCTTTCAAGTACGTCTACGAAGCTCAGAAAAATTTACTCTGA
- a CDS encoding GrlR family regulatory protein, with amino-acid sequence MSQGIFYVKFKANTGDYGDGIVVVKDGSANGGDAHYLYRGKVPTHSGEFQSQFTISKWKSGNTNVVGIDNYVLEAKGAVDYKRGKLHLDGVVVGQPQLKMTIVGEKIADTE; translated from the coding sequence ATGTCTCAAGGCATTTTTTACGTCAAGTTCAAGGCCAACACAGGCGACTACGGTGATGGAATCGTGGTTGTGAAGGATGGCTCAGCGAATGGTGGCGATGCTCACTATCTGTACCGGGGCAAAGTACCTACACATTCAGGCGAATTTCAATCGCAGTTCACGATCTCGAAATGGAAGTCAGGCAACACCAATGTCGTTGGCATTGACAACTACGTTCTGGAGGCCAAAGGCGCAGTGGACTACAAAAGAGGGAAGCTACACTTGGATGGCGTGGTGGTCGGACAACCTCAATTAAAAATGACCATCGTCGGCGAAAAGATTGCCGACACTGAGTAA